Proteins co-encoded in one Haloarcula pelagica genomic window:
- the coxB gene encoding cytochrome c oxidase subunit II: MRRSRVLGWLCLLAAGAALFSTPAAAQSLNRAAIDDLNEQLLYVALPLTLFVELTLVYAVYRFRNNDSPRPTIDDPALEITWTAATGAILVFVGVSAFFVMSNPYITPAAAGPTDSVAANPDVEVEVLAYQWGWEFHYPEANVTTQERLVLPANQTVRLQMTSTDVIHSLYVPDMGVKQDIYPEQESVALTNATATGRHRLYCAELCGSGHSRMHATVVVVNESEYRAFLDNESTAAATA; the protein is encoded by the coding sequence ATGCGTCGCAGCCGTGTGTTGGGCTGGCTCTGTCTCCTGGCGGCTGGAGCCGCGCTGTTCTCGACTCCCGCCGCCGCACAGTCGCTCAACCGAGCCGCCATCGACGACCTGAACGAGCAGTTGTTGTACGTCGCGCTCCCGCTGACCCTGTTCGTCGAGTTGACGCTCGTCTACGCCGTCTATCGGTTCCGGAACAACGACTCGCCGCGGCCGACGATCGACGACCCGGCACTGGAGATCACCTGGACGGCCGCCACCGGAGCCATCCTCGTCTTCGTCGGCGTCTCGGCCTTCTTCGTCATGTCGAACCCCTACATCACGCCGGCAGCGGCGGGACCGACCGACTCGGTGGCGGCCAACCCCGACGTGGAAGTGGAGGTGCTCGCCTACCAGTGGGGCTGGGAGTTCCACTACCCCGAGGCCAACGTCACGACACAGGAACGCCTCGTCCTCCCCGCGAATCAGACCGTCAGGTTGCAGATGACCTCGACGGACGTGATCCACTCGCTATACGTCCCCGATATGGGCGTCAAGCAGGACATCTACCCGGAACAGGAGTCGGTCGCGCTGACGAACGCGACCGCGACGGGGCGTCACCGCCTCTACTGTGCCGAACTCTGTGGGTCGGGCCACTCGCGGATGCACGCCACCGTCGTCGTGGTCAACGAAAGCGAATATCGGGCGTTCCTGGACAACGAATCGACCGCGGCGGCGACGGCCTGA
- a CDS encoding lactate racemase domain-containing protein, whose product MTLPLGDGTVDVSVPDCDVTVCEPPGGDPVDPVTAAEAALANPHGRPLTHVVDPDDTVAVVVTDVTRATPDDVLLDALLARLESAGVAREQVTVVVGLGLHRPMTDRELAAALGDHADLAVNHDPDATVSVGQVDGVDIELNETVAAADRVLATGMVEPHQYAGFSGGAKTAVIGAGGESQIGYTHGPDLLADDGVRLGRVGDNPFRSFLDRAGDRVGLDFCLNVTHGPAGILDAAAGDPRRVVESLAESAREALSVTVEGTYDAVVAGVGAPKDANLYQATRAATYVALGDADPLAPGGRIVVPARLPEGAGDGTGERRFYEWLSGADSADALYAEMADGYDPGAQRAFVVARVLTEYDLYVTDSDHPEVVEDCLMHAVASVADAVEPGSDVLVVPNALDTLLVE is encoded by the coding sequence GTGACGCTTCCGCTCGGCGACGGCACGGTCGACGTGTCGGTGCCCGACTGTGACGTGACGGTCTGTGAGCCACCGGGCGGCGACCCGGTCGACCCGGTGACCGCAGCCGAGGCGGCGCTCGCGAACCCCCACGGCCGGCCCCTGACCCACGTCGTCGACCCGGACGACACGGTGGCGGTCGTCGTCACCGACGTGACGCGGGCGACGCCAGACGACGTACTGCTCGACGCGCTGCTCGCCCGCCTGGAATCGGCCGGTGTGGCCCGGGAACAGGTCACCGTCGTCGTCGGCCTCGGTCTCCACCGGCCGATGACGGACCGGGAACTGGCCGCGGCCCTCGGCGACCACGCCGACCTGGCCGTGAACCACGACCCCGACGCGACAGTGTCGGTCGGGCAGGTCGACGGCGTGGACATCGAACTCAACGAGACGGTCGCCGCGGCCGACCGGGTCCTGGCGACCGGGATGGTCGAACCCCATCAGTACGCGGGGTTCTCCGGCGGTGCGAAGACCGCCGTGATCGGCGCCGGCGGCGAGTCACAGATCGGGTACACCCACGGTCCCGACCTCCTGGCTGACGACGGAGTCCGGCTCGGTCGGGTTGGGGACAACCCGTTCAGGTCGTTCCTGGATCGGGCCGGCGACCGGGTGGGGCTGGATTTCTGTCTGAACGTCACCCACGGTCCCGCCGGGATACTCGACGCGGCCGCCGGCGACCCGCGACGCGTCGTCGAGTCGCTGGCGGAGAGCGCCCGCGAGGCCCTGTCAGTCACGGTCGAGGGGACCTACGACGCCGTCGTCGCCGGCGTCGGTGCCCCGAAGGACGCGAACCTCTACCAGGCCACCCGGGCGGCGACCTACGTCGCGCTCGGTGACGCCGACCCACTGGCTCCCGGCGGTCGCATCGTCGTCCCGGCTCGACTGCCGGAGGGCGCCGGCGACGGCACCGGCGAACGGCGCTTCTACGAGTGGCTCTCCGGGGCCGACAGCGCCGACGCGCTGTACGCCGAGATGGCCGACGGATACGACCCCGGCGCACAGCGGGCCTTCGTCGTCGCGCGGGTCCTCACGGAGTACGACCTCTACGTGACCGACAGCGACCACCCAGAAGTCGTCGAGGACTGTCTGATGCACGCCGTCGCCAGCGTGGCGGACGCAGTCGAACCGGGGAGTGACGTGCTCGTCGTCCCGAACGCGCTCGATACGCTACTCGTCGAGTGA
- a CDS encoding PH domain-containing protein, producing MRRLHPTSGVVSVAQAMFQGAFLGFFVGTALAGMGSFPLLSLPVLSLGGAALFGAYAGARYLRYRYEIDGGTLAVESGVFARQSREIPLGRIQNVDVRQGVLNRVLGLAVVEFETAGGSTTEATLDAVDLSEAERLRRLVQRHDRAAEPDRPGQDRSGADSAAETGAVSSVDSSTELFAFGPRELLTYALVSVRPAAPILTLVGLPLGQDLVVAVLRFNVQLVGAGDSVGLPVLRGLTVPRLVVLAGLTLLQFLLVALVVSAALTLLEYYGFRLVRDGDDLQYERGLLRRYSGTIPLAKVQTVTVRENVLMRRFGYATLVVETAGYAASSQGSTQGVAVPMAPRETVYDLARDIEPFGDLAFERPPTRARRRYAVRFGLVAGVLTAIGYGVDRFLLQSGAWWALVGLFALAVPAAHLRWRHRGYALDDDAVATRTGFWRRTTRVVPYYRIQTVFVGRSPFQRWRRLATLSADTASTASVLGGDARAYDLDEATATELRETLRERLYEDLIEQRRQRSRAATRGGQADPEPPDEPPTEGTPPDDSLDE from the coding sequence ATGAGACGGCTCCACCCCACGAGCGGCGTCGTCAGCGTCGCGCAGGCGATGTTCCAGGGGGCGTTTCTGGGGTTTTTCGTCGGGACCGCCCTCGCCGGAATGGGATCGTTCCCGCTGCTCTCGCTCCCCGTGCTCTCGCTGGGCGGTGCGGCGCTGTTCGGGGCCTACGCGGGCGCTCGCTACCTGCGCTATCGCTACGAGATCGACGGCGGGACACTCGCCGTCGAGTCCGGCGTCTTCGCCCGCCAGTCCCGCGAGATCCCGCTCGGGCGCATCCAGAACGTCGACGTTCGGCAGGGCGTCCTCAACCGAGTGCTCGGCCTCGCCGTCGTCGAGTTCGAGACGGCGGGGGGGAGCACGACGGAGGCGACACTCGACGCCGTCGACCTGTCGGAGGCCGAGCGACTGCGCCGACTCGTCCAGCGACACGATCGGGCGGCCGAACCGGATCGCCCGGGACAGGACCGGTCGGGAGCGGACTCGGCCGCGGAGACCGGAGCAGTGTCGTCGGTCGACTCCTCAACGGAGCTGTTCGCCTTTGGCCCCAGGGAACTGCTGACCTACGCGCTCGTCTCGGTCCGGCCCGCAGCACCGATCTTGACGCTCGTGGGACTGCCCCTCGGCCAGGACCTCGTCGTCGCGGTGTTGCGGTTCAACGTCCAGCTCGTCGGCGCCGGCGACAGCGTCGGACTCCCGGTCCTCCGGGGGCTGACGGTCCCTCGCCTCGTCGTCCTGGCTGGGCTGACGCTCCTCCAGTTCCTGCTGGTCGCGCTGGTCGTCAGCGCCGCCCTCACGCTGCTGGAGTACTACGGGTTCAGACTGGTCCGGGACGGTGACGACCTCCAGTACGAGCGTGGCCTGTTGCGACGCTACAGCGGGACGATCCCGCTGGCGAAGGTCCAGACGGTCACCGTCCGAGAGAACGTCCTCATGCGGCGGTTCGGTTACGCGACGCTGGTGGTCGAGACCGCCGGCTACGCCGCAAGTTCGCAAGGGTCGACACAGGGTGTCGCGGTCCCGATGGCGCCGCGGGAGACCGTCTACGACCTCGCGCGTGACATCGAGCCCTTTGGCGACCTGGCGTTCGAGCGCCCGCCGACCCGGGCGCGTCGGCGCTACGCCGTCCGGTTCGGCCTCGTCGCGGGCGTCCTCACGGCGATCGGCTACGGTGTCGACCGGTTCTTGCTCCAGTCGGGCGCGTGGTGGGCATTGGTCGGCCTGTTCGCCCTGGCCGTGCCGGCGGCCCACCTCCGGTGGCGTCACCGCGGCTACGCACTCGACGACGACGCCGTCGCGACGCGAACCGGTTTCTGGCGCCGGACGACCCGCGTGGTCCCGTACTACCGGATCCAGACGGTCTTCGTCGGTCGGTCGCCGTTCCAGCGCTGGCGGCGGCTGGCGACGCTGAGCGCCGACACGGCCAGCACTGCGAGCGTCCTCGGCGGTGACGCCCGAGCGTACGACCTCGACGAGGCGACGGCCACGGAGTTGCGCGAGACACTCAGAGAACGGCTGTACGAAGACCTGATAGAGCAACGCCGGCAGCGAAGCCGGGCGGCCACCCGGGGCGGGCAGGCCGATCCGGAACCGCCAGACGAGCCGCCGACGGAGGGGACACCTCCCGACGACTCACTCGACGAGTAG
- a CDS encoding PH domain-containing protein, producing the protein MESLHPRVRLLWVLSTVARLSVLGVVAFLIDRFAFSLPQSGIVGVLVGLVILGIVHAVLAHRIWRFDLQDDALFLVRGVLTRTDTTVPYVRVQHVDTTRGPIERSVGLASVVVYTAGSRGADITIPGLRPDRATELRERLRDLAIESEATDAV; encoded by the coding sequence ATGGAGTCGCTTCACCCGCGGGTGAGACTGCTGTGGGTCCTCTCGACGGTCGCCCGATTGTCGGTACTCGGGGTCGTTGCGTTCCTGATCGACCGGTTCGCGTTCTCGCTGCCACAGAGTGGTATCGTCGGTGTGCTGGTCGGACTCGTGATCCTGGGTATCGTTCACGCCGTCCTGGCCCACCGAATCTGGCGGTTCGACCTGCAGGACGACGCGCTGTTCCTGGTTCGGGGGGTCCTGACCCGGACCGACACGACAGTCCCCTACGTCCGGGTCCAGCACGTCGACACGACCCGCGGCCCGATCGAACGAAGCGTCGGACTGGCGAGTGTCGTCGTCTACACCGCCGGCTCTCGCGGTGCCGACATCACTATCCCCGGTCTGCGACCCGACAGGGCGACCGAACTGCGCGAACGGCTCCGGGACCTCGCTATCGAGAGCGAGGCGACCGACGCGGTATGA
- a CDS encoding ATP-dependent helicase: MGGRERLAAVDPSFDPEAVTVDDADVLELLDPVVQEWWVEQFGEFVPGNEGFFTPPQKEAIPLIHRGENALICAPTGSGKTLASFTGIINELFETARADELDNSVYCLYVSPLKSLANDIHRNLGVPLSEITEKLDERGEDVDLRHAIRHGDTSDSERQAMLETTPHILNTTPETLAILLNSPKFKEKLRTVEYVIVDEIHSLAENKRGTHLSVSLERLAAMADSSPTRIGCSATVEPLDTVAQFLVGGEYDPETGAYDPRDYEIVDTRFARDFDVELSSPADDLINTPQEIVTERFYGELHELIQDHTNTLVFTNTRSGAERVLQRLRERFDAYDEGNSGCHHGSLSKEKRQEIESALKDGALDVVTTSTSLELGIDMPHLDLVVQVGSPKSVAALLQRIGRAGHQLGETVEGRVVALDRDELIECAVMLKKAHEGFVDRVFVPENAQDVATQQVYGMAINQIRPERAVRSILQRAYPYRNYTDEQWEQLLRYLTADYDGMEDKNVYAKVWRDTNDPPDGEYHYDEYDVGERLIGKRGRMARVIYMTNIGTIPDSFTCDVFTRSGDNWVGQLDEEYLDTLEKGDVFVLGGDNYEYRYRRGSKVYVDPTAARPTVPSWFSERLPLSYDLGREILAFQRDLLSKLERGGLPEVRNWLREYPLDENSVRALARMFREQVAYAGAESVSTDERLVVEEELDKGEYERRYYVHSNYGRRFNDGFSRLLAHHVAQAANANVQVAVADNGFTLSMPLNRKVDIEALIEGIDPTAVREDLRASLDGTDLLQRYFRINATRSLMILKRYKGYEKSASEQQVSAEMLLSFARDIGEFAVVEETYREILEDKLNVDGIEAILTDIDRGAIDVVSTRVESPSPRAFGLATLMASDVVLAEDESAVLQEFHQRVLDEIEGDEAVATDD; the protein is encoded by the coding sequence ATGGGAGGACGCGAGCGACTGGCAGCGGTCGATCCGTCGTTCGATCCGGAGGCGGTCACCGTCGACGACGCGGACGTGCTCGAACTGCTCGATCCCGTCGTTCAGGAGTGGTGGGTCGAACAGTTCGGCGAGTTCGTCCCCGGCAACGAGGGCTTCTTTACGCCGCCACAGAAGGAGGCGATCCCGCTGATCCACCGCGGGGAGAACGCCCTGATCTGTGCGCCGACAGGGTCGGGAAAGACGCTGGCGTCGTTCACCGGGATCATCAACGAACTGTTCGAGACGGCCCGGGCCGACGAACTCGACAACTCGGTCTACTGTCTGTACGTCTCGCCGCTGAAATCGTTAGCCAACGACATCCACCGGAACCTGGGAGTCCCACTCTCGGAGATCACCGAGAAACTCGACGAGCGCGGCGAGGACGTGGACCTGCGACACGCGATCAGACACGGCGACACCAGCGACAGCGAGCGCCAGGCGATGCTGGAGACGACGCCCCACATCCTCAACACGACGCCCGAGACACTTGCCATCTTGCTCAACTCCCCGAAGTTCAAGGAGAAGCTCCGCACCGTCGAGTACGTCATCGTCGACGAGATCCACAGCCTCGCCGAGAACAAACGGGGCACGCACCTCTCGGTATCGCTCGAACGGCTGGCGGCGATGGCCGACTCGTCGCCGACCCGGATCGGCTGCTCGGCGACCGTCGAACCGCTCGACACCGTCGCACAGTTCCTGGTCGGCGGCGAGTACGACCCGGAGACGGGCGCCTACGACCCCCGAGACTACGAGATCGTCGACACCCGCTTCGCAAGGGACTTCGACGTGGAACTCTCCTCGCCCGCCGACGACCTCATCAACACGCCCCAGGAGATCGTCACCGAGCGGTTCTACGGGGAACTCCACGAACTGATCCAGGACCACACCAACACGCTCGTGTTCACGAACACCCGCTCGGGCGCCGAGCGAGTCCTCCAGCGGTTACGCGAGCGATTCGACGCCTACGACGAGGGCAACTCCGGCTGCCACCACGGCTCGCTCTCGAAGGAGAAACGCCAGGAGATCGAGAGCGCGCTGAAAGACGGCGCCCTGGACGTGGTGACGACCTCGACGAGCCTCGAACTGGGGATCGACATGCCCCATCTCGATCTGGTCGTCCAGGTCGGCTCGCCCAAATCTGTCGCCGCACTGCTCCAGCGGATCGGCCGCGCCGGCCACCAGCTCGGCGAGACCGTCGAGGGCCGGGTGGTCGCGCTAGACCGGGACGAACTAATCGAGTGTGCGGTGATGCTCAAGAAAGCCCACGAGGGGTTCGTCGACCGCGTGTTCGTCCCCGAGAACGCCCAGGACGTGGCGACACAGCAGGTCTACGGCATGGCGATCAACCAGATCCGCCCCGAGCGGGCGGTCCGGTCGATCCTCCAGCGGGCCTACCCCTACCGGAACTACACCGACGAGCAGTGGGAACAGCTCTTGCGGTACCTGACCGCGGACTACGACGGCATGGAGGACAAGAACGTCTACGCGAAGGTCTGGCGCGACACCAACGACCCGCCCGACGGGGAGTACCACTACGACGAGTACGACGTGGGCGAGCGACTGATCGGCAAGCGCGGCCGGATGGCGCGGGTCATCTACATGACCAACATCGGCACCATCCCGGACTCGTTTACGTGTGACGTGTTCACGCGGTCGGGCGACAACTGGGTCGGCCAACTCGACGAGGAGTACCTCGACACGCTGGAGAAAGGCGACGTGTTCGTGCTGGGCGGGGACAACTACGAGTACCGCTACCGCCGGGGATCGAAAGTGTACGTCGATCCGACCGCCGCCCGGCCGACGGTGCCGTCGTGGTTCTCCGAACGGCTCCCGCTGTCGTACGACCTGGGCCGTGAGATACTGGCATTTCAGCGTGACCTGTTGAGCAAACTCGAACGCGGCGGGCTGCCCGAGGTACGCAACTGGCTCCGGGAGTACCCCCTCGACGAGAACAGCGTCCGCGCGCTGGCCCGGATGTTCCGCGAGCAGGTCGCCTACGCCGGGGCCGAGAGCGTCTCGACCGACGAGCGCCTGGTCGTCGAGGAGGAACTCGACAAGGGGGAGTACGAGCGGCGCTACTACGTCCACTCGAACTACGGCCGGCGGTTCAACGACGGCTTCTCGCGCCTGCTGGCCCACCACGTCGCCCAGGCGGCCAACGCGAACGTCCAGGTCGCCGTCGCCGACAACGGCTTTACGCTCTCGATGCCGCTCAACAGGAAAGTCGACATCGAGGCGCTGATCGAGGGGATCGACCCGACGGCGGTTCGGGAGGACCTCCGGGCCAGCCTCGACGGCACCGACCTCCTCCAGCGGTACTTCCGGATCAACGCCACCCGCTCGCTGATGATCCTCAAACGCTACAAGGGCTACGAGAAGTCCGCCAGCGAACAGCAGGTCTCGGCGGAGATGCTGCTGAGTTTCGCCCGGGATATCGGCGAGTTCGCCGTCGTCGAGGAGACCTACCGGGAGATTCTAGAGGACAAGCTCAACGTCGACGGGATCGAGGCGATCCTGACCGACATCGACCGGGGCGCGATCGACGTGGTCTCGACGCGGGTCGAATCGCCGAGCCCGCGTGCCTTCGGGCTGGCGACGCTGATGGCGAGCGACGTGGTGCTCGCCGAGGACGAGTCGGCCGTCCTCCAGGAGTTCCACCAGCGGGTCCTCGACGAGATCGAGGGCGACGAAGCCGTCGCGACCGACGACTGA